A stretch of Henckelia pumila isolate YLH828 chromosome 4, ASM3356847v2, whole genome shotgun sequence DNA encodes these proteins:
- the LOC140865909 gene encoding F-box/kelch-repeat protein At3g06240-like, with protein MADPPRLPTDVLIEVLIRLPVKSILKSRCVSKSWCELIRSPVFIQKHSKFERKQRVLLVKRYFPQQNGQGESFSFHDPNFPEVLVSPNLSIPILDDLNISSRKRSNISIHGPCNGLVCIAFGKTVFFCNPALREFKLLPLPRYPFGFIAVPLQYGFGFDPMTGAYKVIKISYMTHELPKFAEFLDGLGKSNIRFDLYNSASNSWTQIVAKVPNIIYLPGYELFYNGTIHWFAVMATNNYPCILCFGVSTDAFSLLHFHDDFDSPERYLRLMEYDDRLAVVGYSGYMPEPYKIEIWVMKEYGEKESWTKQFVAAGHYCVICPFLFLKNEELLVESYNGQLATCALNENKFKGFQLYGAPRTMSAVVYEESLISLNQIIASE; from the coding sequence ATGGCGGATCCACCACGGCTACCGACGGATGTGCTAATTGAAGTTTTGATTCGTCTCCCGgtgaaatcaattttaaaatcccGATGTGTTTCCAAATCTTGGTGTGAGTTGATTAGGAGTCCTGTATTCATCCAAAAACACAGTAAATTTGAGAGAAAACAGAGGGTACTGCTTGTGAAACGCTATTTTCCACAACAAAATGGGCAAGGTGAATCGTTCTCTTTTCACGACCCGAATTTCCCAGAAGTATTGGTCTCACCCAATCTGTCGATTCCCATTCTGGATGATTTGAATATTTCTTCGCGCAAACGCTCAAATATCTCCATTCATGGCCCATGCAATGGTCTCGTTTGCATTGCTTTTGGAAAAACTGTTTTCTTTTGCAATCCGGCATTACGAGAATTCAAGCTGCTTCCCCTTCCGAGATACCCATTTGGCTTTATTGCCGTTCCTTTACAGTATGGATTCGGGTTTGACCCAATGACTGGTGCTTACAAGGTTATCAAGATATCATATATGACACATGAGTTGCCAAAGTTCGCAGAATTCTTAGATGGATTGGGGAAGAGTAACATCAGGTTTGATTTGTACAATTCAGCCTCCAATTCCTGGACACAAATCGTTGCAAAAGTgcctaatattatttatttacctGGTTATGAACTCTTTTATAATGGAACGATTCACTGGTTCGCAGTCATGGCTACCAATAACTATCCATGCATTCTTTGTTTCGGCGTTAGCACTGATGCATTTAGTTTGTTACACTTCCATGATGATTTCGATTCACCTGAAAGGTACCTGAGGCTGATGGAGTACGATGATAGGCTCGCCGTTGTTGGGTATTCAGGCTACATGCCAGAACCGTACAAGATAGAGATTTGGGTGATGAAGGAATACGGGGAGAAAGAATCGTGGACCAAACAGTTTGTTGCTGCCGGCCATTATTGTGTTATCTGcccttttttgtttttgaagaATGAGGAGTTGTTGGTAGAATCTTACAATGGGCAACTGGCGACTTGTGCACTAAATGAAAACAAGTTCAAAGGGTTTCAGTTGTACGGAGCTCCTCGTACCATGAGCGCAGTTGTTTACGAGGAGAGTTTGATTAGTTTGAATCAAATAATTGCAAGTGAGTGA
- the LOC140865910 gene encoding acidic endochitinase-like encodes MAPNAFALIFLSIFLILPHSEAGKISVYWGQNENEGSIAETCATGNYQFVNIAFLPTFGNGQTPMINLAGHCDPYTNGCTYLSSEIKSCQAKGIKVMLSIGGGAGSYYLSSAEDARQVATYLWNSFLGGKSSTRPLGEAVLDGIDFDIEGGTNLYWDDLAQYLSNYGNRGKKVYLTAAPQCPFPDYYVGNALQTGLFDYVWVQFYNNPPCQYSSGMTSFEQAWKDWNSVPAGKIFLGLPASPTAAGTGFVSAGDLTSQVLPAIKGSAKYGGVMLWDRYHDTHYSSSIKNDV; translated from the coding sequence ATGGCACCAAATGCATTCGCATTAATCTTCTTGTCGATTTTCCTCATCCTTCCCCATTCTGAAGCCGGAAAAATCTCCGTCTATTGGGGTCAAAACGAAAACGAAGGCAGCATAGCCGAGACTTGTGCCACCGGAAACTACCAATTCGTGAACATCGCGTTCCTCCCCACATTCGGCAATGGCCAGACTCCCATGATCAATCTCGCGGGTCACTGTGATCCCTACACCAATGGCTGCACTTATTTGAGTTCCGAAATCAAATCGTGCCAAGCAAAAGGCATAAAAGTGATGCTCTCGATCGGCGGAGGAGCGGGAAGCTATTACCTCTCCTCTGCGGAGGATGCCAGACAAGTTGCAACCTATCTCTGGAACAGTTTCTTGGGTGGAAAATCATCCACTCGTCCGTTAGGAGAAGCCGTTCTTGATGGAATCGACTTCGACATAGAGGGAGGAACCAATCTTTATTGGGATGATTTGGCGCAGTATCTTTCGAACTATGGAAACAGAGGCAAGAAAGTGTACTTGACTGCAGCACCACAGTGTCCATTCCCCGATTACTATGTCGGAAATGCGCTTCAAACCGGGCTTTTCGACTACGTTTGGGTACAGTTCTATAACAATCCTCCCTGCCAGTATTCTTCGGGTATGACGAGCTTCGAACAAGCGTGGAAGGATTGGAATTCTGTACCCGCAGGTAAGATATTCCTGGGTTTACCGGCATCGCCAACCGCAGCGGGTACCGGATTTGTGTCTGCTGGTGATCTTACTTCACAAGTGCTTCCTGCAATAAAGGGTTCCGCTAAGTATGGAGGTGTGATGCTGTGGGATAGATATCACGACACCCATTACAGTTCATCGATCAAGAACGATGTTTGA